A window of the Parvularcula bermudensis HTCC2503 genome harbors these coding sequences:
- a CDS encoding prepilin peptidase: MHAALVFLLTASTLAGLLGGSFLTVLVTRGPYVFGLLEGPPPRGGWSLWGPRSRCPACLTPLPWTAVLPVIGYLLVRGRCRACGVSVPALYPLLEAAGAALGLLAGLAFVDDLPALVIGLFFLLGLLALGVIDARIGYLPDALTLPLIALGLGASAFGVFVSPLQALLGLSIGGGMMLALTGGYRLLRGREGLGGGDVKMVALGGAFLGPFGLPPALLIASLAALIGTLLSQRSRLRGDTAVKFGPYLALGIGAVFLLPSLMTHFAG, encoded by the coding sequence ATGCATGCAGCGCTTGTCTTTCTTCTGACGGCTTCCACCCTGGCAGGGCTCCTTGGCGGGAGCTTTCTGACGGTGCTCGTCACCAGAGGCCCTTATGTTTTCGGCCTTCTCGAGGGCCCCCCCCCAAGAGGCGGATGGTCGTTATGGGGGCCGCGGTCCCGGTGCCCGGCATGTTTGACGCCCTTGCCGTGGACTGCCGTCTTGCCGGTGATCGGCTATCTCCTGGTTCGTGGGCGATGCCGCGCCTGCGGGGTATCGGTGCCCGCTCTCTACCCGTTGCTGGAAGCTGCGGGCGCCGCCCTTGGCCTCCTGGCCGGTCTCGCCTTTGTCGACGACCTTCCGGCGCTGGTGATCGGTCTGTTCTTCCTCCTCGGGCTACTCGCCCTCGGGGTCATCGATGCGCGGATCGGCTATCTGCCCGATGCCCTCACCTTACCGCTCATCGCTCTTGGCCTTGGCGCCAGCGCGTTTGGGGTCTTTGTTTCCCCCCTCCAGGCGCTTCTTGGCCTATCGATCGGCGGGGGGATGATGCTTGCCCTGACGGGCGGCTATCGTCTGTTGCGCGGTCGTGAAGGGTTGGGCGGCGGGGATGTGAAGATGGTGGCCCTAGGGGGGGCGTTTCTCGGGCCCTTCGGCCTGCCGCCCGCCCTCCTCATCGCCTCTTTGGCAGCGTTGATCGGCACGTTGCTCAGCCAACGGAGCCGCTTGAGGGGCGATACCGCCGTCAAATTTGGTCCCTATCTCGCCCTTGGGATCGGCGCTGTGTTCCTGCTGCCGTCCCTCATGACCCATTTTGCGGGGTAA